From a region of the Drosophila virilis strain 15010-1051.87 chromosome 3, Dvir_AGI_RSII-ME, whole genome shotgun sequence genome:
- the Ptip gene encoding neurogenic protein mastermind: MENLKISEKLFEDVIYYVLGSLDDESERLLKNGGAQSKLYLSDQITHLICASNYSEEELSMNLDLYNVIPVSEQWISHSAKLGRMASTRAFDPSQPRFLRGIRVAITNVVASDRRRLYAMLTFHGAVVTHTHGATNTHLVCGAATGNIYNKALALPKNAMNIVTPDWVTDCLKFKSCLPCEPYHPRLLKPIEKQRTQKQQQQQQQQQQQQQQQQQQNLQQQQQQHQQQQQQLQQQLAQQHQQQQQQQQQQQQHLVQQLPQQQQQQPAATQLSDILGFGDDSAAQSIASIKSQLQASAERAAAEQQQLQQQQLPQPAQQQVVFVRPRNMQQQQQLQQQGAPQAPPPPPPPTPQQQQQQIIIQQQKIIPANLQQQQQQQQIKNILQQQRQIKNTQQQQQQQLQLLQQQEQQQQQQQQQQQQQQQQQQQQQLLLQQQQQQQQQQQQQSRLPTTPTMPQPPMPSGRQTPRTPQPATTPQPVQSPQQQVGQQQQVPQQQQPSVSVSPQMLHQHIMNKQQMLQQQQMQLHQHIQNGQSLTPQQQALQRQIQQQQQLLQQQMQMQQMQQQQQQPQQQSPRMVQNRSPVMPPGTPSPSLQQQQHLVASSSNMLPPQSPRQLQSPAPQMTPPPPPSPQSAQQHLRQQQQQLQQSRQQQQQQHMMGSPQQQPPTAMMSPQQQPFQQPVHQQQRMQLQQQQQQLAQQQQQQSPQHISAPQSPQISQTPPMASKQQQQQPAQHPQQQQQQQSFVQPIDPTDPVQVAQVLSRSTLSSNQDSLIMRQQQLKQQQLQQQQQQQQQQQQQQQQQQQQQQQQQQQQIPQQHTPSPRQSPLHQQQTTPQQPERPLQQLQPQQQQQPPQMAQQLGPGQQQQQVITQRHVINTSTAQGQQLIQSHMMSIQQQQQKQQQMLQLQQQQQMIPQQQQPQQQQLPQQQQQQLPPQQQQQQQQQQQQQQQQQVQFTQQQNIALGTGGQVRIIQQTIQPPQQQQQLLGQQFAPQQQQAPQQQQQQQQQQQQVLPQQPQQHPMQQQQQQPPPPAMQTKKFYISQQQFSQLSAQQQQQILAQNQQNQNVFIVNSTNLSQQQQQQQQQLVQQRQLLQQQQQQLPPNQMMLPQQQSPQQQQAPSQMQQQLITQQQQQQRLQMQQQQPQQQQQQIVINQQVISDPQRLQYLQQQQQLLQQKQQQQQQQQQQQQQQQQIIGPPQQQQQQILIQQQQPVAQQQQQPPPQQIMQQVLIKQQHLPQRTPPPQSPQQQQQQLMLQQQSPQHHAQMQQQQAHWSPQSPVTNQLPPTTPGTPTTSMGMQSPLPGTPTTPQQQQQAPQQFAPRGLRPQTPWPAQQQPPPSQQQQQQPQQQQQQQQQLVLPPPQQQRQLIHLDEKTHAHFMSLDAHKRAEYITKLNQNKPRVMLRQQVAYQPRPGAPGSVVATRAPGPVPVPGPGTSHIIVQSQMPGGLTQQEQMLWLQQQGTRQVVVRAGGAPGLSPITQQQQQQQPGGAPQQLPQQQQQQQQQFNPNDPSQQMLLQRQQLRVQQIPMQQAPAPQLGKQTVQLITGPNGQLIEQQTIVQQQAQQQQQQPTTPGTPTTPGTGVVVGGAAGGNIMTQTLVMPAAAPDGQQQQQTPQQMNLKTKTALANMLSNRLGNNGAQVPPQQQQLLSMSDVQQQQQQQQQQQQIVQQVVVSGATHQQQQQLLLQQQQQQQQQQQLVAAQQQQLATGQQQHVETPSAAGALRMMGQQHNAAVGVPGPPRTQQELVLLQQQQQQQQQQQQQLLQQHPQQMRRVVGVPQQQLPQQHLVQQQIVVAPQANIQQQQLPVGVPVQVAGGPPHVYMQVRPGQPPIPMPPRPQFYGHNPNLKLPADLFLVGCTFYIVEYDETDSDELPIWLDTIRQFGGDIERVYCARVTHVICRTQRHGMVMQALRDAKRCVTAYWLSDICLKRQLMPPWQPLHLPFPSQFGYRKPLERYIITSEGFEGEEVVRLQQMAEECGAIYTSYLSKVNTLVVCKQLEGNKSNAAKEWNIPMVNALWLSDVCIGNLSGLTQYENPKYQQYNLVAPFRIECNLVQHLLAAWKAPINLTQEAHERVKRHLSDPYANEQKIKRQKLCVYQEQLPEQIVCIEYPQTTKPPKVIFSQVADAEALKKAVELLGGIVVDSPIDATHLVMTRESRTCKLIQACCHVDYVLKSSWLVDSAKAGKFVPPDEYRIRHIPVDENLQFDLDAVLCAPTRSTLFAGRYFYVTPDVFPARDEIIRMIESSGGKVEAKRRSGAAVAEAHVQAPDSYIIVTCPTDMHLCADLTRHGNPKCHIVSTEFVMSSILRQQLEIEPNLIPYLYNNNISNSSSSNNKS, from the exons ATATTATGTGCTCGGCAGCTTGGATGATGAG AGCGAGAGATTGCTTAAGAATGGCGGCGCGCAGTCGAAGCTTTACCTTTCGGACCAAATCACGCATTTAATATGTGCCAGCAACTACTCCGAAGAGGAGCTCTCCATGAATCTGGACCTCTACAATGTGATACCTGTGAGCGAGCAATGGATCTCGCACAGCGCCAAACTGGGTCGCATGGCCTCCACGCGTGCCTTCGACCCAAGCCAGCCGCGTTTCTTGCGCGGCATACGTGTCGCCATCACCAATGTGGTGGCCAGCGATCGCCGGCGCCTCTATGCGATGCTCACCTTCCATGGTGCCGTcgttacacacacgcatggaGCCACCAATACGCATCTGGTATGCGGCGCTGCCACCGGCAACATTTACAATAAAGCGCTGGCGCTGCCCAAAAATGCCATGAACATTGTCACGCCCGACTGGGTCACTGATTGCCTCAAATTCAAGAGCTGTCTACCCTGTGAGCCCTATCATCCCAGATTACTAAAGCCCATCGAGAAGCAGCGCAcccaaaagcagcaacagcagcagcaacaacaacaacaacaacagcagcagcagcaacaacaaaatctgcagcagcaacagcagcaacatcaacaacagcagcagcaattgcaacagcaattggcacaacagcatcaacaacaacaacaacaacagcagcagcagcaacaacatttagTACAACAAttgccacaacagcaacaacaacaaccagctgCTACACAGCTGTCTGACATACTAGGCTTTGGGGACGATAGCGCTGCCCAGAGTATCGCTAGCATTAAATCCCAACTGCAGGCATCGGCAGAGCGTgctgcagctgagcagcagcagctgcagcagcaacagctgccacagcCCGCGCAACAGCAAGTCGTCTTTGTGCGTCCACGcaacatgcagcagcaacaacaattgcagcagcagggTGCACCACAGgcgccaccaccaccgccgccacccacgccgcagcagcaacagcaacaaatcataatacagcagcaaaaaatcataccagctaatctgcagcagcagcagcaacaacaacagatcaaaaacattttgcagcagcagcgacaaatAAAGaacacacaacagcaacaacagcagcaactgcaacttttgcagcaacaggagcaacagcagcagcaacaacaacaacagcaacaacaacaacagcagcaacaacaacaacagcaattattactccagcagcagcagcagcagcaacaacaacagcaacaacaatcgcgTCTGCCTACAACACCCACCATGCCACAACCACCCATGCCCAGTGGACGACAAACGCCGCGCACGCCTCAGCCGGCAACAACACCACAGCCCGTGCAATCACCGCAGCAGCAAGTgggacaacagcaacaagtgccgcaacaacaacaaccgtcCGTGTCAGTCTCGCCACAAATGCTGCATCAGCACATAATGAACAAGCAGCaaatgttgcagcagcagcaaatgcaactgcatCAGCACATACAAAATGGCCAGAGCCTGACACCACAACAACAGGCGTTGCAGCGCCAgatacagcaacagcagcaactgttgcagcagcaaatgcagatgcagcaaatgcaacaacaacagcaacaaccgcAGCAGCAATCACCACGCATGGTGCAAAATCGTTCGCCAGTCATGCCACCCGGTACGCCTTCACCctcgctgcagcagcagcaacacttgGTTGCGAGCAGTAGCAACATGTTGCCGCCTCAGTCACCACGACAACTGCAATCGCCAGCGCCACAAATGACCCCGCCTCCGCCGCCTTCGCCACAGAGCGCACAGCAGCACTtgcgtcaacagcagcaacaattgcaacagagtcgccagcagcaacagcagcagcacatgaTGGGCTCCCCGCAACAACAGCCGCCCACGGCCATGATGTcgccacaacagcaaccatTCCAACAACCAGTGCATCAGCAACAACgcatgcagctgcagcagcaacaacaacagctcgcacaacagcagcagcagcaaagtccTCAGCACATTTCAGCGCCGCAATCACCTCAGATTTCACAAACGCCACCCATGGCTagcaaacaacagcagcagcaaccagctCAGcatccgcagcagcagcagcaacagcaatccTTTGTGCAGCCCATCGATCCCACGGATCCCGTGCAAGTTGCTCAAGTGCTCAGTCGTTCTACACTGAGCAGCAATCAGGATTCACTGATTATGCGCCAGCAGCagttaaagcaacaacagctgcagcaacagcagcaacaacaacaacaacaacagcagcaacaacaacaacagcagcaacaacaacagcagcagcagcaacaacaaataccaCAACAACATACGCCCTCGCCAAGACAGTCACCTTTGCATCAACAGCAAACAACACCACAACAACCAGAGAGG CCCttacagcagctgcagccacaacagcagcaacagccgccacAAATGGCACAGCAACTTGGAcctggacagcagcagcaacaggtcATAACCCAGCGACACGTGATCAACACTTCAACGGCCCAGGGACAGCAACTAATACAGAGTCATATGATGAGcatacagcagcaacagcaaaagcagcagcaaatgttgcagctgcaacagcaacagcaaatgatacctcagcagcagcagccacaacagcagcaactgccacagcaacagcaacaacagctaccacctcaacaacaacagcagcagcagcagcaacaacaacaacaacaacagcaacaagtacAGTTCACGCAGCAACAAAACATTGCATTGGGCACAGGCGGTCAGGTTCGCATCATACAGCAGACCATACAACCaccgcaacaacagcaacagctgctgggACAACAGTTTgcgccgcagcaacaacaagcaccacaacaacaacaacaacaacagcagcagcaacaacaagtattgccacagcagccgcagcaacat ccaatgcaacaacaacaacaacaaccaccaccaccagccaTGCAGACCAAAAAATTCTACATCAGTCAGCAGCAATTCAGTCAGCTCagcgcgcagcagcagcagcaaatattAGCGCAGAATcagcaaaaccaaaatgtGTTCATTGTGAATTCCACAAATCTgtcacagcaacaacagcagcagcagcaacaacttgtgcagcagcgacaactattgcaacagcagcagcaacagttgccaccGAATCAGATGAtgttgccgcagcagcaatcgccgcagcagcagcaggcaccgtcacaaatgcaacagcagctaataacacagcagcaacaacagcaacgactgcaaatgcaacaacaacaaccacaacaacagcaacaacaaattgtgaTAAATCAGCAAGTCATCAGCGATCCGCAGCGTTTGCAATacttgcagcagcaacagcaattactgcagcaaaaacagcaacaacaacagcagcagcaacaacaacaacagcaacaacaacaaatcattGGGCcgccacaacagcagcagcagcaaattcttatacaacagcaacagccagtggcacaacagcaacaacaaccgccgCCACAGCAAATCATGCAACAGGTGCTCataaagcaacaacatttgcCACAACGCACGCCACCGCCGCAAtcgccacagcagcaacagcaacagttgatgctgcagcagcaatcgCCACAGCATCACGCacagatgcagcagcagcaggcgcactGGTCCCCGCAGAGTCCTGTGACAAATCAGTTGCCACCCACAACGCCTGGCACTCCCACCACAAGCATGGGCATGCAATCACCGTTGCCTGGCACGCCCACAActccgcaacagcaacagcaggcgcCACAGCAATTTGCGCCGCGCGGACTGCGTCCGCAAACACCTTGGCCcgcacaacagcagccaccaccgtcacagcaacaacaacaacaaccgcagcagcagcagcaacaacaacaacagcttgtGCTGCCGCctccgcagcagcagcgccaactAATACATCTGGATGAGAAGACGCATGCGCATTTCATGTCGCTAGATGCACACAAACGTGCCGAATACATTACGAAACTGAATCAGAACAAGCCACGCGTCATGCTGCGCCAGCAGGTGGCCTATCAGCCACGCCCCGGTGCGCCCGGTAGCGTGGTGGCCACACGTGCACCGGGCCCAGTGCCAGTGCCTGGACCAGGCACTTCGCACATTATTGTGCAAAGCCAAATGCCGGGCGGACTTACGCAGCAAGAGCAAATGCtctggctgcagcagcagggcaCACGTCAAGTAGTAGTGCGTGCGGGCGGTGCGCCTGGACTCAGTCCCATaacgcagcaacaacaacaacaacagcctgGCGGAGCACCTCAACAGCTAcctcagcagcaacagcagcagcaacaacaatttaatccGAATGATCCCAGTCAGCAAATGTTactgcaacggcaacagctgcGCGTGCAACAAATACCCATGCAACAGGCGCCGGCGCCGCAGCTGGGCAAGCAGACCGTGCAGCTCATTACCGGTCCCAATGGCCAGCTAATCGAACAGCAAACCATTGttcagcagcaggcgcagcaacagcagcagcagccgacaACACCAGGCACACCCACCACACCTGGAACTGGCGTAGTTGTTGGTGGCGCCGCAGGTGGCAATATTATGACGCAAACTCTGGTCATGCCCGCAGCAG CGCCCGAtggtcaacagcagcaacagacgcCGCAGCAGATGAATTTGAAAACGAAAACCGCTTTGGCCAACATGCTGAGCAATCGCCTGGGCAACAATGGAGCGCAGGTGccgccgcaacagcagcaactactTTCCATGAGCGAtgtccagcagcaacagcagcagcagcaacaacagcagcaaattgtGCAACAGGTTGTAGTTAGCGGTGCCacacaccagcagcagcaacagttgctgctgcaacaacagcagcagcagcagcaacaacaacagttggttgcagcgcagcaacagcaattggCAACgggacaacagcaacatgtgGAGACACCATCTGCTGCTGGCGCACTGCGCATGATGGGTCAGCAGCATAATGCTGCTGTGGGCGTGCCTGGTCCGCCACGGACACAGCAGGAGCTAGTtctgttgcaacagcagcaacaacaacaacagcagcagcagcagcaattgctaCAGCAGCATCCCCAGCAAATGCGACGTGTCGTCGGCGTGCCGCAGCAACAGTTACCACAACAGCATTTggtgcaacaacaaattgtggTCGCACCGCAGGCGAAcatacagcaacaacagctgccagtGGGCGTTCCAGTGCAAGTAGCAGGCGGCCCGCCTCATGTCTACATGCAAGTGCGTCCCGGCCAGCCGCCCATACCGATGCCGCCGCGACCCCAGTTCTATGGCCACAATCCAAACTTGAAGCTGCCGGCTGATCTCTTCCTAGTCGGCTGCACCTTTTACATCGTTGAATACGACGAGACGGACAGCGATGAGCTGCCCATTTGGCTGGACACCATACGCCAATTTGGCGGCGATATCGAGCGTGTCTATTGCGCCCGTGTGACGCACGTCATCTGCCGCACCCAGCGGCACGGCATGGTGATGCAGGCACTGCGCGATGCCAAGCGCTGCGTGACCGCCTACTGGCTAAGCGACATCTGTTTGAAGCGACAGCTAATGCCACCGTGGCAGCCGCTGCATTTGCCCTTCCCCAGCCAGTTTGGTTATCGCAAGCCGCTGGAGCGCTACATTATCACATCGGAGGGCTTTGAGGGCGAGGAAGTTGTGCGGCTGCAGCAAATGGCCGAGGAATGTGGAGCCATTTACACCTCGTACCTGTCCAAGGTGAACACGCTAGTTGTCTGCAAACAACTGGAGGGCAATAAATCCAATGCGGCCAAAGAGTGGAACATACCAATGGTCAATGCCCTGTGGCTCAGCGATGTGTGCATCGGAAATCTGAGCGGGCTCACCCAGTACGAGAATCCCAAATATCAGCAGTACAATCTGGTGGCGCCATTCCGCATCGAATGCAATCTGGTGCAGCATTTGCTGG CCGCCTGGAAAGCGCCCATTAATCTCACCCAGGAGGCACACGAGCGTGTCAAGCGTCATCTTTCCGATCCGTATGCGAATGAGCAGAAGATTAAGCGGCAGAAACTGTGCGTCTATCAGGAGCAGCTGCCCGAGCAAATCGTTTGCATTGAATATCCGCAGACTACAAAACCGCCCAAGGTCATCTTCTCGCAGGTCGCCGATGCGGAGGCGCTCAAAAAGGCTGTCGA ACTTCTTGGCGGCATTGTGGTAGACAGTCCCATAGATGCAACACATTTGGTCATGACGCGTGAGAGTCGCACCTGCAAACTGATTCAGGCCTGCTGCCATGTGGACTATGTGCTCAAGTCCAGCTGGTTGGTGGACAGCGCCAAGGCCGGCAAGTTTGTGCCGCCGGATGAGTATCGCATCCGGCACATACCCGTCGATGAGAATCTGCAGTTCGATTTGGATGCTGTGCTGTGTGCGCCGACACGTTCTACACTATTTGCGGGCAGATACTTCTATGTAACGCCCGATGTATTTCCGGCACGCGATGAAATCATACGCATGATCGAATCTTCGGGCGGCAAAGTGGAGGCGAAACGACGCAGCGGTGCCGCCGTTGCCGAGGCGCATGTCCAGGCGCCCGACTCTTATATCATTGTTACCTGCCCAACGGATATGCACTTGTGCGCGGATCTGACGCGACATGGCAATCCCAAGTGCCATATTGTCTCTACGGAGTTTGTGATGAGCTCCATATTGCGGCAACAGCTGGAAATTGAGCCTAATTTGATACCCTATTtgtacaacaataacatttccaacagcagcagcagtaacaacaaatCCTAG
- the Nprl3 gene encoding GATOR complex protein NPRL3, producing MEVNPLAVILVYFDSKGDRLLYRYPYQTLGQTLKLEEPREELVNKKRNPFAFAHTDDLLQTATHQTQTQSQGPGQLQGFADDVLSALFAVKPQLCNQKFELKLNDVRFVSHPTLISVVPTTVASTPASVGSNLSSAAGVAATAAVAKKQQMLINIVFALHAQASYSIVKCYHELSKRLGLALKFEEQRSGYLTEQTALMARTHDEQQQQPLERTLELIAERCSLAQALKSICNDLCTTGLLSTTLNQNLTLTFCLPAKAHQLHKKGSMVDPETIDRCLRALKPYHGMLLLVDFAELLDCVPPTGARMLWQLVDAYNPLISLQSMASNADLSIEHVYKLVSHLVYWAKATIIYPLCETNVYVIAPDAPLHTRSHLVEKFSTRFAGMSLFEVISDFSLPTSIGHLTTPLQQPARQGILAQMVLWMLQHHLLMQLHTYVQFMPSDADDEFGDSASCAQAGSNVTEEEQDSNHTEDEPNRERDDDPLHGGSMLSMSSQPLPMPVNAHRRSVPEDHYSLASDNIAVQPSSSHKSNFSMTASLSTDNCDSLDSMEDEQKLKELLQVFNDADRAAIRRIPASLNVDDLSLLVKLYQMGYFKSEHHLEEIMYFENLRRSQLLQLLDKFRDVLIIYETEDPAIASMYNNK from the coding sequence ATGGAGGTAAACCCATTGGCCGTCATACTTGTCTACTTCGACAGCAAGGGTGATCGCCTGCTGTATCGCTATCCCTACCAGACGCTCGGCCAAACGCTCAAACTAGAAGAGCCGCGCGAGGAGCTGGTCAACAAGAAGCGCAATCCCTTTGCCTTCGCCCACACAGATGATCTGCTGCAAACGGCCACACACCAAACGCAGACCCAGAGCCAGGGCCCCGGCCAGCTGCAGGGCTTTGCGGACGATGTGCTCTCCGCGTTGTTTGCCGTCAAGCCGCAGTTGTGCAATCAAAAATTTGAGCTTAAACTGAACGATGTTCGGTTCGTTAGCCACCCCACGCTGATCAGTGTGGTGCCCACGACCGTTGCCAGTACTCCGGCAAGCGTGGGCAGCAATTTATCTTCGGCTGCCGGCGTTGCCGCCACTGCGGCTGTGGCGaagaaacaacaaatgctGATCAACATTGTGTTTGCCCTGCACGCCCAGGCCAGCTACTCGATTGTCAAGTGCTACCATGAGCTGAGCAAGCGGCTGGGACTGGCGCTCAAATTCGAGGAGCAGCGCAGCGGCTACCTAACCGAGCAGACGGCCCTTATGGCCCGAACACACGacgaacagcaacagcagccgctggAGCGCACGCTGGAGCTGATCGCGGAACGCTGCAGCTTGGCGCAGGCACTTAAATCCATTTGCAATGATCTGTGCACCACGGGACTGCTGAGCACCACACTGAATCAGAATCTAACGTTGACCTTCTGCCTGCCGGCCAAGGCGCATCAGCTGCACAAGAAGGGCAGCATGGTGGATCCGGAGACCATAGATCGTTGTCTGCGCGCGCTGAAGCCCTATCATggcatgctgctgctggtggacTTTGCGGAGCTGCTGGACTGTGTGCCGCCGACTGGGGCGCGCATGCTCTGGCAGCTGGTGGACGCTTATAATCCGCTGATCAGCCTGCAGAGCATGGCCTCCAATGCGGATCTGAGCATTGAGCATGTGTACAAGCTGGTCTCGCATTTGGTCTACTGGGCCAAGGCGACCATTATTTATCCGCTCTGTGAGACGAATGTGTATGTGATAGCACCGGATGCACCGCTGCATACCAGGTCGCATCTGGTGGAGAAGTTCTCGACACGCTTCGCGGGCATGTCTCTGTTTGAGGTCATTTCGGACTTCTCGCTGCCGACGTCCATTGGACATCTGACGACGCCGTTGCAGCAGCCGGCGCGCCAGGGCATACTCGCCCAGATGGTGCTCTGGATGCTGCAGCATCATTTGCTAATGCAGCTGCACACCTATGTTCAGTTTATGCCCAGCGATGCCGACGATGAATTCGGTGACTCGGCGTCCTGTGCCCAGGCTGGCAGCAACGTCACCGAGGAGGAACAGGACAGCAATCACACCGAGGACGAGCCGAATCGCGAGCGGGATGATGATCCGTTGCATGGCGGCTCCATGCTAAGCATGTCCAGTCAACCGCTGCCCATGCCCGTGAACGCACATCGACGCAGCGTGCCCGAGGATCACTATTCCCTGGCGTCGGACAACATTGCTGTGCAGCCATCGTCGAGCCACAAGTCCAACTTCAGCATGACAGCGTCACTGAGCACGGACAATTGCGATAGCCTCGACTCCATGGAGGACGAGCAGAAGCtcaaggagctgctgcaggTCTTCAACGATGCGGATCGCGCCGCCATTCGCCGTATACCAGCCTCCCTCAACGTCGACGATCTATCGCTGCTGGTCAAGCTCTATCAAATGGGTTACTTTAAGAGCGAGCATCATCTGGAGGAGATTATGTACTTTGAGAATTTGCGTCGTtcccagctgctgcagctgctcgacAAATTTCGCGACGTCCTGATCATATACGAAACAGAAGATCCGGCCATTGCATCCATGTACAAcaataaatag